In Populus trichocarpa isolate Nisqually-1 chromosome 7, P.trichocarpa_v4.1, whole genome shotgun sequence, the following proteins share a genomic window:
- the LOC18101070 gene encoding exosome complex exonuclease RRP44 homolog A encodes MLHSKTFNKKTRGGRIQKLVREVYLRDDIYCGALFCKSCEDKSKARLTATASTILILDTNVVLNQIDLLENPAVEDVVLLSVVLQEVKNKNSAVYGRIRNLIDSPARRFVVFSNEFHRDTYVQIMAGESPNDRNDRAIRVAARWYQSHLGEAVKVLLITNDRENKRKATEEGVSAETIESYVKSLGQPALLDLLVQPASEDVIMEEVEDMRPSKRKVVYPEHKPMSEITSGLTKGIYHQGKLRVNRYNPFEAYVGSESIGDEIVIYGRGNMNRAFDGDVVAVELLPQDQWHEEKSLSIVDEEDEEEDVHLVPGSSDDAPRTSIPVSSSTFDTNPVSSRPSGLVVGIIKRNWHSYCGSLEPMPMPAGSGGLVYALFVSKDRRIPKIRIQTRQLDNLLDKRIIVAVDSWDRQSRHPSGHYIRSIGQIGDRDTETELVLIENDIDARPFSAQVLACLPPLPWSVSSKDLNESNRVDLRHLCVFSVDPPGCKDIDDALHCTMLPTGNFEVGVHIADVTNFVHPGTPLDDEATQRGTSVYLVERRIDMLPKPLTEDICSLRADVERLAFSVIWEMTPEAEIISTKYTKSVIKSRAALSYVEAQARMDDSRLVDPVTKDLRNMNALAKIMRQRRIHRGALTLASAEVKFQIDTETHDPLDIGMYQIREANQMVEEFMLAANVSVAEKILKEFPECSLLRRHPTPTKEMLGPLLRTAAAVGLNLDVTSSKALADSLDRAVGDDPYFNKLIRIMATRCMTQAVYFCSGELSPPEFLHYGLAAPLYTHFTSPIRRYSDVIVHRLLAASIGIYKLPTIFRDRPQLTSIADNLNYRHRNAQMASRGSVELHTLIYFRNRPTDTEARIVKMRSNGFIVFVPKFGIEGPVYLTMRGDKGGGEWFVDEQQQKIRKMDGSVSYSILQAVKIHLEVLEPKPNRPKLQLTLL; translated from the exons ATGTTACACAGTAAAACTTTTAACAAGAAAACCAGAGGTGGAAGAATTCAAAAGCTTGTAAGAGAAGTGTATTTGAGAGATGATATTTACTGTGGAGCTTTGTTTTGCAAATCTTGTGAAGATAAATCGAAAGCTCGGCTGACCGCTACTGCGTCTACTATTCTCATTCTTGACACTAATGTTGTTCTTAATCAG attgaTTTGCTTGAGAATCCGGCTGTAGAAGATGTGGTTTTGCTATCTGTGGTTTTACAAGAGGTGAAGAATAAAAATTCGGCTGTTTATGGAAGAATTAGGAATCTTATTGATAGTCCTGCTAGGAGATTCGTTGTTTTCTCTAATGAATTCCACag GGATACTTATGTGCAGATCATGGCAGGAGAAAGTCCGAATGATAGAAACGACAGAG CCATTAGGGTTGCTGCAAGGTGGTATCAGAGTCATCTTGGTGAAGCGGTGAAGGTTCTACTTATTACTAATGATAGAGAAAATAAGAGGAAGGCTACTGAAGAGGGTGTTTCTGCTGAGACAA TTGAATCATATGTGAAATCATTGGGGCAACCAGCTTTACTTGACTTGCTTGTTCAGCCAGCTTCTGAAGATGTAATCATGGAAGAAGTCGAAGATATGAGACCTTCAAAGAGGAAAGTTGTTTATCCTGAG CATAAGCCCATGTCAGAGATTACTTCTGGTTTGACCAAAGGAATATACCATCAAGGAAAACTTCGTGTGAACCGTTACAATCCATTTGAAGCATATGTTGGAAGTGAGAGCATTGGTGATGAAATAGTCATTTATGGGCGTGGAAATATGAATAGGGCTTTTGATGGTGATGTTGTGGCAGTGGAACTTCTTCCACAAGACCAATGGCACGAGGAGAAATCGTTATCTATAGTAGATGAAG aggatgaagaagaagatgttcATCTAGTCCCAGGTAGTTCAGATGATGCTCCCAGGACTTCAATTCCAGTATCAAGTTCAACTTTTGACACAAATCCTGTCTCATCTCGCCCATCTGGTCTTGTTGTTGGTATTATAAAGCGGAATTGGCATTC TTACTGTGGATCTTTAGAGCCCATGCCAATGCCTGCAGGAAGTGGTGGTCTTGTATATGCTTTATTTGTCTCCAAAGACCGTAGAATTCCTAAGATTCGGATTCAAACTCGGCAGCTTGACAATCTTTTGGACAAAAGAATTATTGTAGCAGTTGATTCCTGGGACCGTCAATCACGACATCCTTCTGGCCATTATATACGCAGTATAGGACAGATAGGCGATAGAGATACCGAAACTGAG TTGGTCTTGATAGAGAATGATATTGATGCAAGACCGTTTTCTGCCCAAGTTTTGGCATGCTTGCCACCACTACCATGGTCGGTTTCCTCTAAAGATTTGAACGAATCAAATAGAGTTGACTTACGACATTTGTGTGTCTTTAGTGTTGATCCTCCAG GATGCAAGGATATTGATGATGCACTACACTGTACTATGCTTCCAACTGGAAATTTTGAAGTTGGAGTCC ACATTGCTGATGTAACGAATTTTGTTCACCCTGGCACCCCACTTGATGATGAGGCTACACAAAGGGGTACATCTGTCTACCTTGTTGAGCGTCGTATAGACATGCTTCCAAAACCTTTAACAGAAG ATATATGTTCTCTTCGAGCTGATGTGGAAAGGCTAGCCTTTTCTGTTATTTGG GAAATGACCCCTGAAGCAGAGATTATTTCTACAAAATACACAAAAAGTGTCATCAAATCACGTGCAGCATTATCTTATGTTGAAGCTCAGGCTAGGATGGATGATAG TCGATTAGTTGATCCAGTAACTAAAGATTTGAGAAATATGAATGCTCTGGCAAAG ATAATGAGGCAGAGGCGAATTCATAGAGGAGCACTAACACTTGCTTCTGCTGAAGTCAAATTTCAGATTGATACCGAGACGCATGATCCTCTTGATATTG GTATGTATCAGATTCGAGAAGCAAACCAAATGGTTGAGGAGTTTATGCTTGCTGCAAATGTTTCTGTAGCTGAAAAAATTCTTAAAGAATTTCCGGAGTGTTCACTATTGAG GCGTCATCCTACTCCGACAAAAGAGATGCTTGGACCTTTGCTTCGTACAGCTGCTGCTGTTGGTTTGAACTTGGATGTCACATCTTCAAAAGCACTAGCCGATTCACTTGACCGTGCTGTG GGTGACGATCCATACTTTAACAAGCTGATCCGTATAATGGCAACTAGATGTATGACACAG GCAGTATATTTCTGTAGTGGAGAACTCAGCCCTCCAGAATTTCTTCATTATGGGCTTGCAGCACCTCTTTATACTCATTTCACATCACCTATCAGGAGATATTCTG ACGTGATTGTACATAGGTTGCTTGCTGCATCCATAGGAATATACAAACTTCCAACTATATTCCGAGACAGGCCCCAGCTCACTAGTATTGCTGATA ATTTGAATTATCGGCATAGGAATGCTCAGATGGCAAGCCGAGGCTCAGTAGAGCTCCATACTCTCATATACTTCAGAAACCG GCCGACAGACACAGAGGCCAGAATAGTAAAGATGAGATCAAATggttttattgtatttgttcCCAA GTTTGGTATAGAAGGGCCAGTATACCTGACAATGAGAGGTGATAAAGGGGGTGGGGAATGGTTTGTAGATGAGCAGCAGCAGAAGATTAGGAAGATGGATGGTAGTGTTTCATACAGTATCCTGCAGGCGGTGAAAATTCACTTGGAGGTTTTAGAACCGAAACCAAATCGGCCAAAACTCCAACTAACCCTCCTCTAA